The following are from one region of the Candidatus Poribacteria bacterium genome:
- a CDS encoding SDR family oxidoreductase, whose protein sequence is MKLENQVAIITGGGRGIGRSTALAFAREGADLVLAARTLSEIEAVAAEVSALGRQTLAIPTDVTQKSQVDAMVQRTLDRFGRIDILVSNAGVAIHNPIPKIREEDWDLNIAVNLKGVFLCTQAVFSHMCERKSGHIVNVSSVSGKFGHINGGAYCAAKFGVVGFTETTNNEGRPHGVKASAVCPGPVDTKMRRDNHPEDVIAHLTLPEEVADLILFLVSQSPRAHILETVIRTPLM, encoded by the coding sequence ATGAAACTCGAAAACCAAGTTGCAATTATCACCGGTGGTGGACGCGGAATTGGTAGATCAACTGCGCTCGCCTTTGCGCGAGAGGGTGCAGATCTGGTGCTCGCGGCGCGAACACTCTCAGAGATTGAAGCTGTCGCAGCCGAGGTATCTGCGCTCGGTCGGCAGACCCTCGCAATACCAACTGATGTAACGCAAAAATCGCAGGTGGACGCGATGGTGCAACGGACACTCGACAGATTTGGCAGGATCGATATTCTTGTCAGCAACGCGGGCGTCGCCATCCACAACCCAATTCCCAAGATTCGCGAGGAAGATTGGGATCTCAATATCGCCGTGAATCTCAAAGGCGTCTTCCTCTGCACACAGGCAGTGTTCAGTCACATGTGCGAGCGGAAGTCCGGCCATATCGTCAACGTCTCGTCGGTCTCCGGCAAATTTGGGCACATCAACGGCGGGGCGTACTGCGCCGCCAAATTTGGCGTTGTCGGTTTTACCGAGACCACGAATAACGAAGGGCGTCCGCACGGTGTCAAAGCGAGTGCGGTGTGTCCAGGACCCGTCGACACCAAGATGCGCCGAGATAATCACCCGGAGGATGTCATCGCGCATTTAACCTTGCCAGAAGAGGTCGCGGATTTAATCCTGTTTCTCGTCTCACAGTCCCCACGTGCTCACATTCTTGAGACAGTTATCCGGACCCCTCTTATGTAG
- the yidD gene encoding membrane protein insertion efficiency factor YidD, translating into MPEEAGDLAFISGANPIQISHHRQEAIPFNPRESTPIRLFSTGLIRLYQKYISTQDQSVCNFSPSCSRFGMGAIQKYGFFRGILLTADRLLRDNGTTLHTHYPFDEVSGKYIDPVEAYSQEALTR; encoded by the coding sequence ATGCCAGAGGAGGCTGGTGACCTCGCCTTCATCTCAGGTGCAAATCCGATCCAAATCTCGCATCACAGGCAGGAAGCTATTCCGTTCAATCCCAGAGAGTCGACACCGATTCGCCTATTTTCGACCGGGCTTATTCGACTTTATCAGAAATACATTTCGACGCAAGACCAATCTGTCTGCAACTTCTCTCCGAGTTGCTCTCGATTCGGGATGGGTGCAATCCAAAAGTACGGGTTCTTTCGCGGTATACTGTTGACCGCTGACCGTCTGCTGCGAGATAACGGAACTACGCTCCACACGCACTATCCCTTCGACGAAGTAAGCGGCAAGTACATTGATCCGGTTGAGGCATACTCACAGGAGGCGTTGACAAGATGA
- a CDS encoding sugar phosphate isomerase/epimerase, producing the protein MFKIGAIGDEISQDFQTVVNVAKELNLDSIEIRSVWDKPPQELTEDDINAMKQILDGTGVQIVGIASPFFKCDIDNPQERQEHLGILKRCIEVAKAFDINLIRTFVFWKTDNVEERWDEIIGAYDEPVRMASGEGMILGMENEASTSLSTAKLTERFIREIDSPNIRAIWDPANEAHAEGEPPYPNAYERLRPLMVHAHLKDAGKNPETGEMESVPVGEGVIDWQRQLQAFVDDGYEGHLCLETHWRPTSKIEDDLLNRPGGTAFSEAGEEASRICLQNLFGMIEKLCQ; encoded by the coding sequence ATGTTCAAAATAGGTGCTATTGGTGATGAGATTTCACAAGATTTTCAAACTGTTGTCAATGTCGCAAAGGAGTTGAATCTTGACTCAATTGAGATCCGATCCGTGTGGGATAAGCCGCCGCAGGAACTCACGGAGGACGACATCAATGCGATGAAACAGATCCTTGATGGAACGGGGGTTCAAATCGTCGGAATTGCCTCGCCGTTCTTCAAATGTGATATTGACAATCCACAGGAACGGCAGGAGCATCTTGGAATTCTTAAGCGGTGTATCGAGGTGGCGAAAGCATTTGATATCAACCTTATCCGCACTTTCGTTTTTTGGAAAACGGACAACGTCGAGGAACGATGGGACGAGATTATCGGTGCCTATGATGAACCTGTTCGGATGGCGAGTGGAGAGGGGATGATTTTAGGGATGGAAAACGAAGCCTCAACTTCCCTATCAACCGCTAAACTGACAGAACGATTTATCCGCGAAATTGATTCTCCCAATATCCGCGCTATCTGGGATCCGGCGAACGAAGCCCACGCGGAAGGCGAGCCGCCCTATCCCAACGCCTATGAAAGACTCAGACCGTTGATGGTGCATGCCCATCTGAAGGACGCTGGCAAAAATCCTGAAACGGGCGAGATGGAATCGGTCCCGGTCGGTGAAGGCGTGATCGATTGGCAGAGACAACTCCAGGCATTTGTTGACGACGGTTACGAGGGACACCTCTGCTTGGAAACGCATTGGCGTCCAACTTCAAAGATTGAGGATGATCTGCTCAACCGTCCGGGTGGGACTGCGTTCTCCGAAGCAGGCGAGGAAGCTTCTCGGATCTGTCTGCAAAATCTGTTCGGGATGATCGAGAAGTTGTGCCAGTAA
- a CDS encoding mandelate racemase family protein, with amino-acid sequence MKIVDVKTQTFKYKSNQVSDSEGHGHPGTEHDATQTLLTIVTDEGLEGYAFGGSPAIAEQIFKPALVGEDPFYREKLWQRLKHWQRIHRSLTDNVVGVADMALWDLAGRCFDQPVYKLLGGYRDKVLAYASTMCGDEEAGGLSSPDDYGRFAEWCIQRGYKAIKLHTWMPPIPWAPDPKMDVKACAAVREAVGNDVPLMLDCYHYYSREQALYIGRELEKLNYYWFEEPMDEHSTSSYAWLAEQLDIPVVGPETAEGKMFTRAEWILRGAADILRGGVGDVGGITPLMKVVHLAESFGMAMEVHGGGGGNLHVLGAMGIPGEFYERGLLHPFIDYDEVEPWLHSKIDFMDDEGYVHLPQGPGLGYDINFDYIKENTVETEK; translated from the coding sequence ATGAAGATTGTAGACGTAAAAACCCAAACATTCAAATATAAGTCGAACCAAGTTAGTGACTCAGAGGGTCACGGACATCCTGGTACTGAACACGATGCGACTCAAACGCTGCTCACGATTGTCACCGACGAAGGCTTGGAGGGTTACGCCTTTGGCGGCAGCCCTGCCATCGCAGAGCAGATCTTTAAGCCCGCGCTGGTTGGGGAAGATCCATTCTATCGTGAAAAACTATGGCAACGGCTCAAGCACTGGCAGCGAATCCATCGAAGTCTCACAGATAATGTGGTCGGTGTAGCGGACATGGCACTGTGGGATCTCGCGGGTCGCTGCTTTGATCAGCCGGTCTATAAGTTGCTGGGGGGCTATCGAGACAAAGTCCTCGCCTACGCCAGCACCATGTGTGGAGACGAAGAGGCAGGCGGGCTTAGCAGCCCAGATGACTACGGTCGATTCGCCGAGTGGTGCATACAGCGTGGCTACAAGGCGATCAAGCTGCACACCTGGATGCCACCCATTCCGTGGGCTCCCGACCCCAAGATGGATGTCAAGGCGTGTGCCGCCGTGCGAGAGGCGGTTGGGAACGATGTTCCCCTGATGCTGGACTGCTACCATTACTACAGTCGAGAGCAGGCACTCTATATCGGCAGGGAACTTGAGAAACTCAACTACTACTGGTTTGAGGAGCCGATGGATGAACACAGCACCTCTTCCTATGCGTGGTTGGCAGAACAGTTGGATATCCCGGTTGTAGGACCCGAAACCGCTGAGGGAAAGATGTTCACTAGAGCAGAGTGGATTCTGCGCGGAGCTGCGGACATCCTGCGAGGCGGCGTGGGAGATGTGGGAGGGATTACACCGTTGATGAAAGTCGTGCATCTGGCAGAGTCGTTTGGCATGGCGATGGAGGTACACGGTGGCGGCGGTGGGAATCTCCATGTGTTAGGCGCAATGGGTATCCCCGGTGAATTCTACGAGCGGGGACTCCTCCACCCGTTTATTGACTATGATGAGGTCGAGCCTTGGCTGCATTCAAAGATTGATTTCATGGACGATGAGGGATATGTCCATTTGCCGCAGGGACCGGGGCTAGGCTACGATATCAATTTCGATTACATCAAAGAGAACACTGTCGAGACAGAAAAATAA
- a CDS encoding Gfo/Idh/MocA family oxidoreductase produces MAKIRMAQYGTKHGHASGKLLAMQVNDDVEIAGVFEPDPQQRASLEGSGGAAFEGVHWFDDKSEMLEDESIVAITSEGLNAESLDQTEEIVNAGKHVWYDKPAGDNWTQWQQVVADAEDKELLIQMGYMLRYHSAFKQVASWAKSGFLGDVFAVRAHMSTNITEDARTRISNTHQGGIFFDLGGHMLDQVVWILGRPVKVTSFLRNDAGSVSAFQDNTLGVFEFENALAFIDIAAMETQPAARRFEVYGSQGSAIIVEPFEPGLQIRLCLSEAKDGYQEGEQIVKIDGEGRGRTYELELDAFIATIEGKQPPDRPMSHELLVQETLLRATGGISD; encoded by the coding sequence ATGGCAAAAATACGAATGGCTCAGTATGGAACGAAACATGGACACGCTTCCGGCAAATTGCTGGCGATGCAGGTAAACGACGATGTCGAAATCGCAGGGGTTTTTGAACCTGACCCGCAGCAGCGCGCCTCACTGGAAGGATCGGGTGGCGCTGCTTTTGAGGGTGTTCACTGGTTCGACGACAAGAGCGAGATGTTGGAGGATGAGAGCATTGTAGCGATTACCTCCGAGGGTCTCAATGCGGAAAGTCTCGATCAGACCGAGGAGATTGTCAATGCGGGCAAGCACGTCTGGTATGATAAACCTGCAGGCGATAACTGGACGCAATGGCAGCAGGTGGTCGCGGATGCGGAAGACAAGGAGCTGCTCATTCAGATGGGCTATATGCTGCGCTATCATTCCGCTTTCAAGCAGGTTGCTAGCTGGGCAAAGTCGGGCTTTCTGGGCGATGTGTTCGCTGTGCGTGCTCATATGTCCACGAATATAACTGAAGATGCCCGAACTCGGATCAGCAACACGCATCAGGGCGGCATCTTTTTTGATTTGGGCGGTCACATGCTCGACCAGGTTGTCTGGATCTTGGGGCGTCCGGTGAAGGTAACTTCATTTTTACGGAACGACGCAGGCTCAGTATCGGCGTTTCAGGATAATACTCTAGGGGTATTTGAGTTTGAAAATGCCCTTGCCTTTATCGACATCGCCGCGATGGAAACCCAACCAGCGGCGCGTCGTTTTGAGGTGTACGGCAGTCAGGGGAGCGCGATTATTGTCGAACCTTTTGAACCCGGTCTGCAAATCCGTCTCTGTTTGTCAGAGGCGAAAGATGGCTACCAAGAAGGCGAGCAGATTGTGAAGATAGACGGGGAGGGTCGTGGTAGAACTTATGAACTGGAATTAGACGCCTTTATAGCAACCATCGAAGGGAAGCAGCCACCGGATCGACCGATGTCGCATGAACTGCTTGTGCAGGAAACCCTGCTGCGTGCGACAGGGGGAATTTCCGACTAA
- a CDS encoding tetratricopeptide repeat protein, whose protein sequence is MICRHAIFLAVLCCVFPALIALADSPSIDYYQPENIRKFADYLYAQGDYLRAAGEYQRYLFSQPTASRNDVLRRIADSYRLGGQPDRAVQLLETLLQTQPNSNLARYELGATYFLMEQYDESVRFLKESQDLFQGKEHHWKSQILIGMNKLMQKRWEGTVQHFDQFDLSGLPETVGHRASMYKRYAEDGRKLPSKSPLLAGFLSTVLPGSGRVYVGRSNDALLTVFLLGVLGWAAYDGFSENGISSRKGWTFGTLGGIFYLGNVYGSVVAAQTHNRRTEAAFLATISLEIP, encoded by the coding sequence ATGATTTGTCGTCACGCCATTTTCCTTGCCGTGCTCTGCTGCGTTTTTCCTGCATTGATAGCACTTGCAGACAGCCCGTCAATTGATTATTATCAGCCTGAAAACATCCGCAAGTTTGCAGATTACCTTTACGCCCAAGGCGACTATCTCCGCGCAGCGGGTGAGTATCAACGTTACCTCTTTTCTCAGCCGACTGCTTCACGGAATGACGTTTTGCGCCGAATCGCCGATAGCTATCGTTTGGGCGGCCAACCTGATCGCGCCGTTCAATTGCTCGAAACGCTCCTCCAAACGCAGCCCAACTCTAATTTAGCACGATATGAGCTAGGCGCAACCTACTTCCTAATGGAACAGTACGACGAATCTGTACGCTTTCTCAAGGAATCGCAGGATCTGTTTCAGGGAAAGGAGCATCACTGGAAGTCACAGATACTGATTGGCATGAACAAGCTGATGCAGAAGCGGTGGGAGGGTACGGTTCAGCACTTTGACCAGTTTGATTTGAGTGGATTGCCGGAGACCGTTGGTCATCGTGCTTCAATGTACAAGAGATACGCTGAAGATGGGAGAAAACTTCCGTCCAAAAGCCCGCTGCTAGCGGGATTTTTGTCCACTGTCCTGCCCGGCAGCGGCAGGGTCTATGTTGGACGCTCCAACGATGCGCTGCTCACTGTGTTTCTGTTGGGTGTGTTGGGGTGGGCGGCTTACGACGGGTTTTCCGAAAATGGCATTTCGTCGCGCAAAGGTTGGACGTTTGGGACACTTGGGGGTATTTTCTATCTCGGCAATGTCTACGGCTCTGTCGTCGCCGCACAGACCCATAATCGACGAACGGAAGCAGCATTTTTGGCGACAATCTCGCTAGAGATTCCGTAG
- a CDS encoding Gfo/Idh/MocA family oxidoreductase, which produces MTLLRWGILGCGDVAEYKGGPPLYTVEGSELIAVMRRDREKAEDFAARHGAKRAYHTVERLLADDEINAVYIATPPYLHCEQTLLAAEAGKHVLCEKPMGMNVAECQQMVDACRENNVTLTIAYYRPFFPNIVKMKELMESGAIGEVVLGRINHTASYDPSSHEWGAWRTDPKISGGGVLMDLGSHRIDLLMYLLGEVTSVSGYAENVYLPHPVDDSAIFTLRFENGTHAVANINWNVGVSIDEVEVYGTEGSLRCNPLNSGNLTLQTKDKIESFDQPPLPYMHTGLVEALVNQMRTGVLVRCKGEEGLKTNAIIADIYANSVKRD; this is translated from the coding sequence ATGACATTACTACGATGGGGAATACTTGGTTGTGGAGATGTGGCAGAGTACAAAGGTGGTCCCCCGCTCTACACGGTTGAAGGTTCTGAACTCATTGCGGTGATGCGCCGTGACAGAGAGAAGGCAGAGGATTTTGCAGCGAGACATGGCGCGAAACGCGCTTATCACACGGTTGAAAGGCTGTTAGCGGATGACGAGATTAATGCAGTCTATATCGCAACACCGCCTTACCTGCATTGCGAACAAACGCTTCTCGCCGCGGAGGCAGGGAAGCATGTTCTCTGTGAAAAGCCGATGGGGATGAATGTCGCCGAGTGCCAGCAGATGGTCGATGCCTGCCGTGAGAACAACGTCACGCTCACAATCGCTTATTACAGACCTTTCTTTCCGAATATCGTAAAAATGAAGGAATTGATGGAGTCGGGAGCGATCGGGGAAGTTGTGCTAGGGAGAATCAATCACACCGCTTCTTATGATCCAAGCAGCCATGAGTGGGGTGCATGGCGCACTGATCCGAAAATTAGTGGTGGCGGTGTTTTGATGGATCTGGGGAGTCACCGGATTGATCTGCTGATGTATTTGTTGGGAGAGGTGACGTCTGTTTCTGGGTACGCAGAAAACGTCTATTTGCCTCATCCAGTTGATGATTCTGCCATTTTTACCTTACGCTTTGAAAACGGGACACATGCCGTCGCGAATATCAACTGGAATGTTGGCGTTTCGATTGACGAAGTTGAGGTCTACGGTACGGAAGGAAGTTTGCGCTGCAATCCCCTCAACAGCGGAAACCTGACGCTTCAGACGAAGGACAAGATCGAGTCATTCGACCAACCTCCATTGCCGTATATGCACACAGGGTTAGTTGAAGCTCTCGTCAATCAGATGCGTACAGGTGTGTTAGTCCGCTGTAAGGGGGAGGAAGGGTTAAAGACAAATGCGATTATCGCCGACATTTATGCGAACAGTGTGAAACGTGACTAA
- a CDS encoding L-rhamnose mutarotase yields the protein MRHFGLAINLKDDPEIIEKYKEYHSNVWPEVLESLHTIGITKMNIYLLGHRMFMAMETVDEFEVEKDFPRYLEQHPRCREWDELMRTYQEPVPERKPEEWWALMECVFEF from the coding sequence ATGAGACATTTTGGTTTGGCAATCAATTTGAAAGATGATCCGGAGATTATCGAAAAATACAAAGAATATCACAGCAACGTTTGGCCCGAAGTTCTAGAGAGCCTGCACACGATTGGGATCACGAAGATGAACATCTACCTGCTAGGTCACAGGATGTTCATGGCAATGGAGACGGTCGATGAGTTTGAGGTTGAAAAGGATTTTCCACGATATCTCGAACAGCACCCACGCTGCCGTGAGTGGGATGAATTGATGCGGACCTATCAAGAGCCAGTGCCTGAAAGAAAGCCGGAGGAATGGTGGGCGTTGATGGAGTGCGTCTTTGAGTTCTAA
- a CDS encoding GNAT family N-acetyltransferase — MGDNTTNLAIRFLTDADIPKISAFFEGLSEASRSFYHPYPFDQDAVAKVAGELHNPSCVHIGAFSDEKLVGHVWYVDREGDGYPGLGIGIVDAFHNRGIGQRLMQQIEGIARERGKQGLVLTCYRENYRAIRIYAKQGYRLVGRTGDDVQFRMVRNFADDDTPYTIRGVYASSIPWNIAPLTTDTWNLDDWKWYIELLNAAGCNLLKVYIWPTQYYHPDEPGLASNAWRYQVWHDALAYARVMGMETHVGFSSGTVPPLTWLRYPQMRAEDVNYTGITLCWQRGKERILPYQEYLIDTFADVADSFVLWFADPGACICSECRDYLRVMLDTLHTLSKVIDGRAAVTVCPWWIENIEAGRNGFAPHPNLRHRIATELPEGSAVIIRSVEYETIDIMREHGLVPLPLAFFLDPEGGFESNNVLPEPKLQQIDAWLKKGLEEKHTASLAYRLTPYTQYPGDYYFFRRQLNPTQLRESILTELGEYVCNPQRREEFRDEGTHFASAVESLDRWWSDRRESDLDDAVTGFNALTETHDSVRDLADAATLLQRLSHGLGNQSLEEFTEDLRLQMSPMPVFRGLTLDYLWSGRAQAFLQLRVQNWLNRLQQ, encoded by the coding sequence ATGGGCGACAACACAACAAATTTAGCCATCCGCTTCCTCACCGATGCCGATATTCCGAAGATTTCCGCTTTCTTCGAGGGCCTTTCCGAGGCGAGTCGCTCTTTTTATCATCCATACCCCTTTGATCAAGACGCAGTCGCAAAAGTTGCAGGGGAACTCCACAATCCAAGCTGCGTCCATATTGGTGCATTTAGCGACGAAAAGTTGGTTGGGCATGTTTGGTACGTTGATAGAGAGGGAGATGGTTATCCGGGTTTGGGGATTGGAATCGTCGATGCCTTTCACAACAGAGGTATCGGTCAAAGGCTGATGCAACAGATCGAAGGCATTGCTCGCGAACGTGGGAAGCAGGGACTCGTGTTGACCTGTTATCGGGAGAATTATCGGGCGATCCGCATCTATGCCAAACAGGGCTATCGGCTCGTCGGGAGAACCGGGGATGATGTCCAGTTTCGGATGGTTCGCAATTTTGCCGACGATGATACGCCGTACACAATACGGGGTGTGTACGCTTCAAGCATTCCGTGGAACATCGCGCCGTTAACGACGGATACTTGGAACCTCGACGATTGGAAATGGTATATTGAACTGCTCAATGCAGCGGGCTGCAATTTGTTGAAGGTCTATATTTGGCCCACGCAGTATTACCATCCGGACGAGCCGGGGTTGGCTTCCAATGCGTGGCGTTATCAGGTCTGGCACGACGCGCTGGCGTATGCCCGCGTGATGGGGATGGAAACCCATGTCGGCTTTTCAAGCGGAACCGTGCCGCCCCTGACATGGCTGCGCTACCCTCAAATGCGAGCGGAAGATGTCAATTACACCGGCATCACCCTCTGCTGGCAGCGCGGGAAAGAACGCATCCTGCCTTATCAGGAATATTTGATCGATACCTTCGCGGACGTAGCGGATAGTTTTGTTCTCTGGTTTGCGGATCCGGGGGCCTGTATCTGTTCGGAGTGCCGGGACTACCTGAGGGTCATGTTAGATACCCTACATACCCTGTCTAAAGTCATTGACGGCAGAGCGGCGGTCACAGTTTGCCCTTGGTGGATTGAAAACATTGAAGCTGGACGAAATGGTTTTGCACCCCACCCAAACCTGCGCCATCGAATTGCGACAGAGCTACCCGAAGGAAGCGCGGTAATCATTCGAAGTGTCGAATATGAAACGATTGACATCATGCGGGAACATGGATTGGTCCCTTTGCCGCTCGCATTCTTCCTTGATCCGGAGGGTGGATTTGAGTCGAATAATGTCTTGCCTGAACCCAAGTTGCAACAGATTGATGCGTGGCTTAAGAAAGGACTTGAGGAAAAACATACTGCCTCGCTCGCCTATCGGTTGACGCCTTATACGCAGTATCCGGGGGATTACTATTTTTTTCGCAGGCAATTGAATCCGACGCAGTTGAGAGAATCTATCCTCACAGAACTTGGCGAGTATGTTTGCAATCCGCAGCGGCGAGAAGAATTTCGAGATGAAGGAACCCACTTTGCATCAGCGGTGGAGTCGCTTGACCGGTGGTGGAGCGATCGGCGCGAATCAGATCTAGATGATGCAGTGACAGGGTTCAACGCCCTCACGGAAACACACGACTCTGTCAGAGACCTTGCCGATGCAGCGACCTTGTTGCAGCGATTGTCGCATGGATTGGGCAATCAATCGCTTGAAGAATTTACCGAAGACCTACGTCTTCAGATGAGTCCTATGCCAGTTTTTCGAGGGTTGACGCTTGATTATCTCTGGTCAGGCAGGGCGCAGGCGTTTCTACAACTCCGCGTTCAAAATTGGTTGAACAGGCTGCAGCAGTAA
- the ppk2 gene encoding polyphosphate kinase 2: protein MSKKQKDKAAKKQKDQQIEKDFIRLQPTDKPVEERKKLKRKFYEKELARLQIELIKLQEHILNKGLKVVAIFEGRDSAGKGGTIQRITEPLNPRICRVVALGTPTEREKTQWYFQRYVPHLPAAGEIVFFDRSWYNRAGVERVMGFCNAEEYHEFLRSCPEFERMLVHSGIILIKYWLSVDADEQERRFRRRIKNPAKRWKLSAMDMESRRRWVDYSRAKDEMFKYTDIKQAPWYVVDAHDKKRARLNCIHHLLSLIPYEALPYQKLELPSLQEDNGYMRPPMTDQTLVPEMYP, encoded by the coding sequence ATGTCGAAAAAGCAAAAAGATAAAGCAGCTAAAAAGCAGAAAGACCAGCAAATTGAAAAAGATTTCATCAGGCTCCAACCGACGGATAAGCCTGTAGAAGAACGAAAGAAATTGAAGCGTAAGTTCTATGAGAAAGAGCTAGCTCGACTTCAGATAGAGTTAATCAAACTCCAAGAACATATCCTGAACAAGGGCTTAAAGGTAGTCGCGATCTTTGAAGGACGTGATTCCGCAGGCAAGGGCGGAACCATCCAGCGAATTACGGAACCACTGAATCCACGGATCTGCCGAGTGGTCGCGTTGGGCACCCCAACCGAGCGTGAGAAAACGCAATGGTATTTTCAACGATATGTTCCCCATCTGCCGGCCGCTGGTGAGATAGTGTTTTTTGATCGAAGTTGGTACAATCGCGCCGGGGTCGAGCGAGTAATGGGTTTTTGTAATGCGGAAGAATATCATGAGTTTTTACGTTCTTGCCCCGAATTTGAGCGGATGTTGGTGCACTCCGGGATTATTTTAATCAAATATTGGTTATCTGTAGATGCGGATGAGCAGGAACGCCGTTTCAGAAGGCGGATTAAAAATCCAGCCAAACGTTGGAAACTCAGTGCGATGGATATGGAATCTCGTAGAAGATGGGTTGATTATTCCCGGGCCAAAGATGAGATGTTTAAGTATACAGATATCAAACAAGCCCCTTGGTATGTGGTTGATGCCCATGACAAAAAACGTGCGCGCCTCAACTGCATTCATCACCTGTTGAGTCTGATTCCCTACGAGGCCCTACCCTACCAAAAGCTAGAATTACCATCTCTCCAAGAAGATAACGGATACATGCGGCCACCCATGACAGACCAAACTCTTGTACCGGAAATGTACCCATAA
- the panB gene encoding 3-methyl-2-oxobutanoate hydroxymethyltransferase: protein MKKTIDLIQSMKQNGQKVAMLTAYDYPTARILNDAGIDIILVGDSLGMVVLGYEDTRSVTMADMLHHTRIVARANATCLLVADLPHQAYETPEQAVKNARALCDAGADTVKFEGNKPEIVKAIVGDGIPVMGHVGLLPQTSEKFRVHGRKQSEAMLIADDAKALEAAGCFAIVLESIPEKLGGKITQSLQIPTIGIGAGAACDGQVLVLHDILGLFDRTPSFVKQYANMRKEIHRAVTHYKLEVQQGIFPDGGHSYR from the coding sequence ATGAAAAAAACAATCGATCTCATTCAGTCCATGAAACAAAACGGACAAAAAGTTGCGATGCTGACCGCGTATGACTACCCGACAGCGCGTATCCTCAACGATGCTGGGATCGATATCATCCTTGTCGGCGATTCGCTCGGTATGGTAGTTTTGGGTTATGAAGACACGCGATCGGTTACGATGGCGGATATGCTCCACCACACCCGAATCGTGGCACGAGCCAATGCCACATGCTTACTTGTAGCGGATCTTCCGCATCAGGCTTATGAAACACCGGAGCAGGCGGTCAAAAATGCGCGCGCCCTTTGTGATGCCGGTGCTGATACGGTGAAATTTGAGGGCAATAAACCGGAGATTGTCAAAGCCATTGTCGGCGATGGTATTCCGGTGATGGGACATGTTGGGCTATTGCCGCAGACGAGTGAGAAATTTCGGGTGCATGGACGTAAGCAGTCCGAAGCCATGCTGATTGCTGATGACGCAAAGGCGCTTGAAGCCGCTGGCTGCTTTGCAATTGTTCTTGAATCTATTCCAGAGAAGCTAGGCGGAAAAATCACGCAATCGCTGCAGATTCCGACAATCGGTATCGGCGCGGGGGCTGCCTGTGATGGGCAGGTGTTGGTGCTCCATGATATACTTGGGCTTTTTGACCGCACGCCGTCATTCGTCAAGCAGTATGCAAATATGCGGAAAGAAATCCACCGGGCTGTAACGCACTATAAGCTAGAAGTGCAGCAAGGAATTTTCCCGGATGGAGGGCATTCATATCGTTGA